In Acidimicrobiia bacterium, a single genomic region encodes these proteins:
- a CDS encoding transposase: protein MTVVSDSERLMRLGLAGWQGDLLDDVNRFCDQALAESSVYAVLHRERDRLFGDELFSDLFSDRGRRSVPPSVVATVMVLQRLEGLSDREATERYTFDTRWRYAAGV, encoded by the coding sequence ATGACTGTAGTTTCCGATTCGGAGCGGCTGATGAGATTGGGACTGGCTGGATGGCAAGGCGACCTGTTGGATGATGTGAACCGGTTCTGCGATCAGGCGTTGGCGGAGTCCTCGGTGTATGCGGTGTTGCACCGGGAACGTGACCGCCTGTTCGGTGACGAGCTGTTTTCTGATTTGTTCTCTGATCGGGGGCGGCGCTCGGTGCCACCTTCGGTGGTGGCCACGGTGATGGTGCTCCAACGCTTGGAGGGACTGTCGGATCGGGAGGCGACCGAGCGTTACACCTTCGATACCCGCTGGCGGTATGCGGCGGGGGTG